Proteins co-encoded in one Populus trichocarpa isolate Nisqually-1 chromosome 10, P.trichocarpa_v4.1, whole genome shotgun sequence genomic window:
- the LOC7475953 gene encoding flowering-promoting factor 1-like protein 3, producing MSGVWVFKNGVVRLVENPGAESLDGSRQGSSMRRKVLVHSPSNEVITSYAVLERKLYSLGWERYYDDPDLLQFHKRSTVHLISLPKDFNKLRSMHMYDIVVKNRNMFEVRDM from the coding sequence ATGTCTGGTGTCTGGGTTTTCAAGAACGGGGTGGTTCGGCTGGTGGAGAACCCAGGAGCTGAATCACTAGATGGAAGCCGGCAAGGGTCAAGTATGCGGCGAAAAGTGCTAGTTCACTCCCCTAGTAATGAGGTTATAACTTCTTATGCCGTTCTTGAACGCAAGCTATATTCTCTTGGGTGGGAGAGGTACTATGATGATCCGGATCTCCTTCAATTCCACAAAAGATCAACTGTTCATCTCATCTCTCTCCCTAAGGATTTTAACAAGCTCAGGTCCATGCATATGTATGATATTGTCGTCAAAAACCGTAATATGTTTGAAGTAAGGGATATGTAG
- the LOC7475954 gene encoding uncharacterized protein LOC7475954 — MRPLDEKEMGEVFKKLMLFTGNNLKNIIESPSHEGPDPNPGRYCFRLHKNKVFYISESIVKRATNIGRKNLVSLGTCIGKFTHRGDFRLTTQSLNLLAANAKNKVWLKPTSEMSFLYGNHVLKGGLGKITDSINQNDGVVVFSMSDVPLGFGTAARSTQDCRKCDPNGIVVHHYSDIGEYLRDEDDL; from the coding sequence ATGAGGCCTTTGGACGAGAAAGAGATGGGTGAAGTTTTCAAGAAACTGATGTTGTTCACAGGAAACAAcctcaaaaacatcattgaaagCCCATCACATGAAGGACCAGACCCGAACCCAGGTCGGTACTGCTTCAGGCTCCACAAAAACAAGGTATTTTACATCAGTGAATCAATAGTGAAGCGAGCAACAAACATTGGCCGCAAAAATTTGGTATCTTTAGGTACTTGTATTGGGAAATTCACTCATAGGGGTGATTTTAGATTGACTACACAATCACTGAATTTATTGGCTGCAAAtgctaaaaataaagtttggttgAAGCCCACTTCAGAGATGTCTTTTTTGTATGGGAATCATGTGTTAAAAGGCGGGTTAGGGAAGATTACTGATAGTATCAATCAAAATGATGGGGTTGTCGTGTTTTCTATGAGTGATGTGCCTTTGGGGTTTGGAACCGCCGCCAGGTCGACACAGGATTGTAGGAAGTGTGATCCTAATGGGATTGTTGTGCATCACTACTCTGATATTGGTGAGTATTTGAGAGATGAAGATGATCTTTGA